A single window of Streptomyces sp. NBC_00464 DNA harbors:
- a CDS encoding DMT family transporter, giving the protein MSSVAVPVLAPPRRAWLTDLPVLLVAVVWGSSYLAAKGITTTQTVIAVLVLRFAVVLPVLVIAGRSRLRALSAAQWRGAGLLGLVLSGIFLVETYGIVHTSATNAGLIISLTMIFTPLAEAAVTRTRPTGAFLSAAGLSVAGVVLLTQGGGFTSPSAGDLLMLVAALARTLHVLLMARIKSVQSADSLSLTTVQLGSAVAVFALLAAAPGTGESPWSVAAGFGVREWGGLLFLSVFCTLFAFFVQMWSVRRTSPSRVSLLLGTEPLWAAAVGIAIGGERLGVLGVAGAVLVLAGTAWGRRSADPVAP; this is encoded by the coding sequence GTGTCCTCTGTCGCCGTGCCCGTACTCGCCCCGCCACGCCGGGCGTGGCTGACCGATCTGCCCGTCCTGCTCGTCGCGGTGGTCTGGGGCTCCAGCTATCTGGCCGCCAAGGGCATCACCACGACGCAGACGGTCATCGCCGTCCTGGTCCTGCGGTTCGCCGTCGTGCTGCCCGTCCTGGTGATCGCCGGACGGTCCCGGCTGCGGGCGCTGAGCGCCGCCCAGTGGCGGGGCGCGGGGCTGCTCGGCCTGGTGCTCAGCGGGATCTTCCTGGTGGAGACGTACGGCATCGTGCACACCTCGGCGACCAACGCCGGGCTCATCATCAGCCTCACCATGATCTTCACCCCGCTCGCCGAGGCCGCCGTGACGCGGACCCGGCCGACCGGGGCCTTCCTCTCGGCAGCCGGGCTCTCCGTCGCCGGGGTGGTGCTGCTGACTCAGGGCGGCGGATTCACCAGCCCCTCGGCGGGCGATCTGCTGATGCTCGTCGCCGCACTCGCCCGTACCCTCCACGTGCTCCTGATGGCGCGCATCAAGTCCGTCCAGTCGGCGGACTCGCTGTCGCTGACGACGGTCCAGCTCGGCAGCGCCGTCGCCGTCTTCGCCCTGCTGGCCGCCGCCCCCGGCACCGGGGAGTCGCCGTGGTCGGTCGCCGCCGGGTTCGGCGTCCGGGAGTGGGGCGGGCTGCTGTTCCTGTCGGTCTTCTGCACGCTCTTCGCGTTCTTCGTGCAGATGTGGTCCGTACGCCGCACCTCACCGTCCCGGGTCAGCCTGCTGCTCGGTACGGAACCGCTCTGGGCCGCCGCCGTCGGCATCGCGATCGGCGGTGAGCGGCTGGGCGTCCTCGGTGTCGCGGGCGCGGTGCTCGTGCTGGCCGGAACGGCGTGGGGGCGCCGCAGCGCGGACCCTGTCGCTCCTTGA
- a CDS encoding ABC transporter permease — protein sequence MTAGPGTSSAVTDERLVRTSPLRKLLGRPELGSVVGALAVFLFFAIVADSFLRATSFGTVLYAASTIGIMAAPVALLMIGGEFDLSAGVMVTSSALISSMFSYQMTANVWVGVFVSLLVTLAIGAFNGFMLTRTKLPSFIITLGTFLMLTGLNLGFTKLISGTVSTKTIGNMEGFDSARKLFASYWTVGGVELKVTILWWAVLVAIATWILIRTRFGNWIFAVGGEADAARAVGVPVIRTKIGLYLGVAFGAWISGQHLLFSYDVVQSGEGVGNELIYIIAAVIGGCLITGGYGSAIGSAVGAFIFGMTSKGIVYAEWNPDWFKFFLGAMLLLATLLNAWVRKRAEATK from the coding sequence ATGACCGCGGGGCCCGGTACGTCCTCCGCCGTGACGGACGAGCGGCTGGTGCGCACCTCACCGCTGCGCAAGCTGCTCGGCCGGCCCGAGCTGGGATCCGTCGTCGGCGCGCTGGCGGTCTTCCTCTTCTTCGCGATCGTCGCCGACAGCTTCCTGCGCGCCACCAGCTTCGGCACGGTGCTGTACGCGGCCTCCACGATCGGCATCATGGCGGCGCCGGTGGCGCTGCTGATGATCGGCGGGGAGTTCGACCTCTCCGCGGGCGTGATGGTCACCAGCTCCGCGCTGATCTCGTCGATGTTCAGTTACCAGATGACGGCCAACGTCTGGGTCGGCGTCTTCGTCTCCCTGCTGGTCACGCTCGCCATCGGCGCGTTCAACGGCTTCATGCTGACGCGTACCAAACTCCCGAGCTTCATCATCACGCTCGGTACGTTCCTGATGCTGACCGGTCTCAACCTGGGATTCACCAAGCTGATCAGCGGGACCGTCTCGACGAAGACCATCGGCAACATGGAGGGCTTCGACTCGGCCCGCAAGCTCTTCGCCTCGTACTGGACGGTCGGCGGCGTCGAGCTGAAGGTCACCATCCTGTGGTGGGCCGTCCTCGTCGCGATCGCCACCTGGATCCTGATCCGCACCCGCTTCGGCAACTGGATCTTCGCCGTCGGCGGCGAGGCCGACGCGGCCCGCGCGGTCGGCGTCCCGGTGATCCGGACCAAGATCGGGCTCTACCTCGGGGTGGCCTTCGGGGCCTGGATCTCCGGCCAGCACCTGCTGTTCAGCTACGACGTGGTGCAGTCCGGTGAGGGCGTCGGCAACGAGCTGATCTACATCATCGCGGCCGTCATCGGCGGCTGTCTGATCACCGGCGGCTACGGCTCCGCGATCGGCTCGGCGGTCGGTGCCTTCATCTTCGGCATGACCAGCAAGGGCATCGTGTACGCGGAGTGGAACCCGGACTGGTTCAAGTTCTTCCTCGGAGCCATGCTGCTCCTGGCCACCCTGCTCAACGCATGGGTACGCAAGCGCGCGGAGGCGACGAAATGA
- a CDS encoding response regulator transcription factor: protein MTDPTPAPPAPRPVRLLVVDDDPLVRAGLTLMLGGADDIDIVGEGADGSEVAELVDRLRPDVILMDIRMPVMDGLTATEAVRSRPDAPEIVVLTTFHADEQVLRAIRAGAAGFVLKDTPPAQIVDSVRRVAAGDPVLSPAVTRQLMARAAGSGHEERAGRAERARQRIALLADREREVAVAVGQGRSNAEIGAALYLSVATVKTQVSRILAKFDFNNRVQIALLVHDAGLLDDDGDTGPS from the coding sequence ATGACCGACCCGACTCCCGCGCCCCCGGCCCCCCGACCCGTCCGGCTGCTCGTCGTCGACGACGACCCGCTCGTACGGGCGGGGCTCACCCTCATGCTCGGAGGCGCCGACGACATCGACATCGTGGGGGAGGGGGCCGACGGCAGCGAGGTCGCCGAACTCGTCGACCGGCTCAGGCCGGACGTGATCCTGATGGACATCCGGATGCCGGTCATGGACGGGCTGACCGCCACCGAGGCGGTGCGCAGCCGCCCGGACGCCCCCGAGATCGTCGTCCTGACGACGTTCCACGCCGATGAGCAGGTGCTCCGTGCCATCCGCGCCGGAGCCGCCGGCTTCGTCCTCAAGGACACCCCGCCCGCACAGATCGTGGACTCCGTACGGCGGGTGGCGGCCGGCGATCCCGTCCTGTCGCCCGCGGTCACCCGTCAGCTGATGGCCCGCGCCGCGGGTTCCGGCCACGAGGAGCGGGCGGGCCGCGCCGAACGGGCGCGGCAGCGCATCGCGTTGCTGGCCGACCGGGAACGTGAGGTGGCGGTCGCCGTGGGGCAGGGCCGCTCCAACGCGGAGATCGGCGCCGCCCTCTATCTGAGCGTGGCCACGGTGAAGACCCAGGTGTCACGCATTCTCGCCAAGTTCGACTTCAACAACCGGGTCCAGATCGCCCTGCTGGTCCATGACGCGGGCCTCCTCGACGACGACGGCGACACCGGCCCGTCCTGA
- a CDS encoding PaaI family thioesterase: MTGLDLRMAQKVLDSQPFSALVGARITAFGDGAATLEIDSRENLRQQNGFLHGGVLAYAADNALTFAAGTTLGPAVLTGGFSIQYLRPAIGTTLVARAEVVHTGRRQAVARCDLSVVGEDRTETLCAVAQGTVLSAASSSRSSA, encoded by the coding sequence ATGACCGGACTCGACCTGCGGATGGCGCAGAAGGTGCTCGACAGCCAGCCGTTCAGCGCCCTCGTCGGCGCACGGATCACCGCCTTCGGTGACGGCGCGGCCACGCTGGAGATCGACAGCCGCGAGAATCTGCGCCAGCAGAACGGATTCCTGCACGGCGGTGTGCTCGCCTACGCCGCCGACAACGCCCTCACCTTCGCAGCCGGGACGACCCTCGGCCCGGCCGTGCTGACCGGCGGCTTCTCCATCCAGTACCTCCGTCCCGCCATCGGCACCACGCTCGTCGCGCGCGCGGAGGTCGTCCACACCGGGCGTCGGCAGGCCGTCGCGCGTTGCGATCTGTCCGTCGTGGGGGAGGACCGTACCGAAACCCTCTGCGCCGTCGCCCAGGGCACCGTGCTGAGCGCCGCCTCGTCCTCAAGGAGCTCCGCTTGA
- a CDS encoding GntR family transcriptional regulator, whose product MPKSTADASVLNLNVDRSSPVPLYYQLAQQLEAAIEDGRLAPGGLLGNEIDLAARLGLSRPTVRQAIQSLVDKGLLVRRRGVGTQVLHSKVRRPLELSSLYDDLETAGRHPSTTVLTNAPQPATAAVAAALGVTEGTEVQYIERLRHADGEPLALLRNHLPAGLLDLSGDRPAATGLYRMMRGAGITLHSARQTVGARLATAEEAGRLGESEGAALLTMERTTFDATGRAVEFGSHLYRASRYAFDFQLLVR is encoded by the coding sequence GTGCCGAAATCCACCGCCGACGCCTCGGTCCTCAACCTCAACGTGGACCGCTCCAGCCCCGTCCCGCTCTACTACCAGCTCGCCCAGCAGCTGGAGGCGGCCATCGAGGACGGCCGGCTCGCCCCCGGCGGACTCCTCGGCAACGAGATCGACCTCGCCGCCCGCCTCGGGCTGTCCCGGCCCACCGTCCGCCAGGCCATCCAGTCGCTCGTGGACAAGGGCCTGCTGGTCCGCCGCCGCGGCGTCGGCACCCAGGTGCTGCACAGCAAGGTCAGGCGCCCGCTCGAACTCAGCAGTCTCTACGACGACCTGGAGACCGCCGGCCGGCACCCCTCGACCACCGTCCTGACCAACGCCCCGCAGCCGGCGACGGCAGCGGTCGCCGCGGCACTGGGCGTCACGGAGGGCACCGAGGTCCAGTACATCGAGCGGCTGCGCCACGCGGACGGCGAGCCCCTCGCCCTCCTGCGCAACCACCTGCCCGCCGGACTCCTCGACCTCTCCGGCGACCGGCCGGCCGCCACCGGCCTCTACCGGATGATGCGCGGCGCCGGCATCACCCTGCACAGCGCCCGCCAGACCGTCGGCGCCCGCCTCGCCACCGCGGAGGAGGCCGGCCGGCTCGGCGAGAGCGAGGGCGCCGCCCTGCTCACGATGGAGCGCACCACCTTCGACGCCACCGGGCGGGCGGTCGAATTCGGATCCCACCTCTACCGCGCCTCGCGCTACGCCTTCGATTTTCAGCTCCTCGTACGGTGA
- a CDS encoding sensor histidine kinase, whose amino-acid sequence MTRTEYLWLLPSAMADPELPGDRGGRTRRTVRDWAVDIVAFLCAAGIGMAALAAIEADGSTPDVVVLADTLIGAAACCALWVRRRWPVGLAVVLTLLSTVEPVAAGALLVALFSVAVHRPFRPVALIGAGALLVAPVQPYLRPDPSTSFIASTIIGVLLVLLVLSWGMVVRSRRQLVVTLRERARRAETEAGLRAERAQRLAREDIAREMHDVLAHRLTLLSVHAGALEFRPDAPPAEVARAAGVIRDSAHEALQDLREIIGVLRSPRDGDGDRPQPTLATLDTLVAESRSAGMKVTLDNRIADPDAAPAATGRTVYRIAQEGLTNARKHAPGAEATVAVTGGPGQGITVEVRNPAPTEPFEHVPGSGQGLIGLTERATLAGGRLDHGPEPDGGFAVRAWLPWSS is encoded by the coding sequence ATGACGCGTACCGAATACCTCTGGCTGCTGCCCTCGGCGATGGCCGACCCCGAGCTGCCGGGCGACCGGGGCGGCCGGACGCGCCGCACCGTGCGGGACTGGGCCGTCGACATCGTGGCCTTCCTCTGCGCGGCGGGCATCGGGATGGCCGCCCTCGCCGCGATCGAAGCCGACGGAAGCACCCCCGACGTCGTGGTCCTGGCCGACACGCTGATCGGAGCCGCGGCCTGCTGCGCCCTGTGGGTGCGGCGACGCTGGCCGGTCGGCCTCGCCGTCGTCCTGACCCTGCTGTCCACCGTGGAGCCCGTCGCGGCGGGAGCCCTGCTGGTGGCGCTGTTCAGCGTGGCGGTCCACCGGCCGTTCCGACCGGTCGCCCTCATCGGCGCGGGGGCCCTGCTGGTCGCCCCCGTACAGCCGTATCTGCGCCCCGACCCGTCCACCTCGTTCATCGCGTCCACCATCATCGGGGTACTGCTGGTCCTGCTCGTGCTCAGCTGGGGCATGGTCGTACGGTCCCGGCGCCAGCTCGTCGTCACGCTGCGCGAGCGCGCCAGACGGGCCGAGACCGAGGCCGGACTCCGGGCCGAGCGGGCGCAGCGGCTGGCCCGCGAGGACATCGCCCGCGAGATGCACGACGTACTCGCCCACCGGCTGACCCTGCTCAGTGTCCACGCCGGCGCCCTCGAATTCCGCCCCGACGCACCCCCGGCCGAAGTCGCCCGCGCCGCCGGAGTCATCCGGGACAGTGCGCACGAGGCGCTCCAGGACCTCCGCGAGATCATCGGCGTCCTGCGCAGCCCCCGCGACGGCGACGGCGACCGGCCGCAGCCCACCCTCGCCACGCTGGACACCCTCGTCGCCGAATCCCGGTCGGCCGGCATGAAGGTCACCCTCGACAACCGCATCGCCGACCCGGACGCCGCCCCCGCCGCCACCGGCCGCACGGTCTACCGCATCGCCCAGGAGGGCCTGACCAACGCCCGCAAGCACGCGCCCGGCGCCGAGGCCACCGTCGCGGTCACCGGCGGACCCGGTCAGGGGATCACCGTGGAGGTGCGCAATCCGGCCCCCACCGAACCCTTCGAGCACGTACCGGGATCCGGCCAGGGCCTCATCGGCCTGACCGAACGGGCCACCCTCGCAGGCGGCCGCCTCGACCACGGACCCGAACCGGACGGTGGGTTCGCGGTACGGGCCTGGCTACCGTGGTCCTCATGA
- a CDS encoding cytochrome P450 family protein produces MTAEAIFDLGALGERFTRDPYPVYADLRARGPVHRVRIPEGTPAWLVVGYEEGRAALADQRFSKQWSNASPSLGVSQVASGVSMLSSDAPVHTRLRKLVTREFTARRMQQLVPRIQQMTDELLDTMLAGPHRRTDLVESLSFPLPMSVICELLGVPFLDRRAFREWSNIVVSSVDAEARRSATAEMSGFLAGLLDDKRKQPGNDLMSALIHTADEEGDRLSAGELMGMAWLLLVAGHETTVNLISNGVLALLTHPDQLAALRADFGLIDNAVEEMLRFAGPVETPTYRFTTEAIEIGGTAIPGGGELVLVAMSDANRDPDRYPEADRFDITRDARGHLAFGHGIHYCLGAPLARIEAAVAIRSLLERCPGLALDLDPAELTWRTGMLIRGPEGLPVSW; encoded by the coding sequence TTGACCGCCGAAGCCATATTCGACCTCGGGGCGCTCGGTGAGCGCTTCACCCGTGATCCGTACCCCGTCTACGCGGACTTACGGGCCCGCGGCCCCGTCCACCGGGTCCGGATCCCGGAGGGCACACCCGCCTGGCTGGTCGTCGGGTACGAGGAGGGCCGGGCCGCGCTTGCGGACCAGCGGTTCTCCAAGCAGTGGAGCAACGCCTCGCCCTCCCTCGGCGTCAGCCAGGTCGCCTCGGGGGTCTCCATGCTCAGCTCGGACGCACCCGTGCACACCCGGCTCCGCAAGCTCGTGACCCGCGAGTTCACCGCCCGCCGGATGCAGCAACTCGTGCCACGCATCCAGCAGATGACGGACGAGCTGCTCGACACCATGCTGGCGGGCCCGCACCGCAGGACCGATCTCGTCGAGTCCCTGTCCTTCCCGCTGCCGATGTCCGTCATCTGTGAACTGCTCGGAGTGCCGTTCCTGGACCGCCGGGCCTTTCGCGAGTGGTCCAACATCGTGGTGTCCTCCGTCGACGCCGAGGCACGCCGCTCCGCGACCGCCGAGATGTCCGGCTTTCTCGCCGGACTCCTCGACGACAAGCGGAAACAGCCCGGCAACGACCTGATGAGCGCGCTGATCCACACCGCCGACGAGGAGGGCGACCGGCTCTCCGCGGGTGAACTGATGGGCATGGCCTGGCTGCTGCTCGTCGCCGGCCACGAGACCACGGTGAACCTGATCTCGAACGGGGTGCTGGCCCTGCTCACGCACCCGGACCAACTGGCAGCCCTGCGCGCCGACTTCGGCCTCATCGACAACGCCGTGGAGGAGATGCTCCGCTTCGCCGGACCGGTCGAGACGCCCACGTACCGCTTCACCACCGAAGCGATCGAGATCGGCGGCACAGCGATACCGGGCGGCGGCGAGCTCGTCCTGGTCGCGATGTCCGACGCCAACCGCGATCCGGACCGCTACCCGGAGGCGGACCGCTTCGACATCACCCGGGACGCCCGCGGGCACCTGGCCTTCGGTCACGGCATCCACTACTGCCTGGGTGCACCGCTGGCCCGCATCGAGGCGGCGGTGGCCATCAGGTCGCTGCTGGAGCGCTGCCCCGGGCTGGCACTGGACCTGGATCCGGCGGAGCTGACCTGGCGTACGGGGATGCTCATCCGGGGCCCGGAGGGGCTGCCGGTCAGCTGGTGA
- a CDS encoding sugar ABC transporter substrate-binding protein, with amino-acid sequence MARVRTGVRAMGAVLAAVLGASLMGCSSTGGKRAEERAAQAASEGRSAVNTPRWTFAMVTHSGDGDTFWDIVQKGADMAAKKDNINFLYSHNDEAQQQAQLVQAAIDKKVDGLIVTLAKPDAMKTVVAKAVKAGIPVITVNSGSAESKQYGALTHIGQDESIAGEAVGDELNARGRKKALCILHEQGNVGHEQRCAGAKKTFDGEMQNLYVEGTNMPDVQASIEAKLQADKDIDAVVTLGAPFADAAVKAKKTAGSKAEIDTFDLNAKVAADLQAKTLGFAVDQQPYLQGYEAVDLLWLYRYNRNVLGGGRPVLTGPQIITSEDAAQLAEYADRGTR; translated from the coding sequence GTGGCAAGGGTTCGGACAGGGGTACGTGCGATGGGCGCCGTGCTTGCGGCGGTGCTCGGCGCTTCCCTCATGGGATGCAGCAGCACCGGCGGCAAGCGGGCGGAGGAGCGTGCGGCGCAGGCCGCATCCGAGGGCCGGTCCGCGGTGAACACACCCCGCTGGACCTTCGCCATGGTCACCCACTCGGGCGACGGCGACACCTTCTGGGACATCGTCCAGAAGGGTGCCGACATGGCGGCCAAGAAGGACAACATCAACTTCCTGTACTCGCACAACGACGAGGCGCAGCAGCAGGCCCAGCTCGTCCAGGCCGCCATCGACAAGAAGGTCGACGGGCTGATCGTCACGCTCGCCAAGCCCGACGCCATGAAGACCGTCGTCGCCAAGGCCGTCAAGGCCGGCATCCCGGTGATCACGGTGAACTCCGGCTCCGCAGAGTCCAAGCAGTACGGCGCGCTCACGCACATCGGCCAGGACGAGTCGATCGCCGGCGAGGCCGTCGGTGACGAGCTCAACGCACGCGGCCGCAAGAAGGCCCTGTGCATCCTGCACGAACAGGGCAACGTCGGCCACGAGCAGCGCTGCGCCGGGGCGAAGAAGACCTTCGACGGCGAGATGCAGAACCTGTACGTCGAGGGCACCAACATGCCGGACGTCCAGGCCTCCATCGAGGCGAAGCTCCAGGCGGACAAGGACATCGACGCGGTCGTCACGCTCGGTGCGCCGTTCGCGGACGCCGCAGTCAAGGCGAAGAAGACCGCCGGCAGCAAGGCCGAGATCGACACCTTCGACCTGAACGCCAAGGTCGCCGCCGATCTCCAGGCCAAGACCCTCGGCTTCGCCGTCGACCAGCAGCCCTACCTCCAGGGGTACGAGGCCGTCGACCTGCTCTGGCTCTACCGCTACAACCGCAACGTGCTCGGCGGCGGACGACCGGTCCTGACCGGTCCGCAGATCATCACCTCCGAGGACGCCGCCCAGCTGGCCGAGTACGCCGACCGGGGAACCCGATGA
- a CDS encoding cytochrome P450 family protein: MSDVDADLRGAADFTANPYPYYARLRAEGPVHIVRTDDFDRVWLVVGYDEGRAVLADQRFAKDWRKLPGQAVVGDPINANMLEMDAPDHTRLRKLVAREFTPRRIEALRPRVQQITDGLIDTMLPAGQADLVDALAFPLPMTVICELIGVPDLDRAAFRAMSNAVVSPVGAQEEGDAVRAMGAYLAGLIEDKRCSAGDDLLSALIAARYDDDDTLSPDELVGMAFLLLVAGHETTVNLISNGVRALLAHPDQLEALRADFGLLDGAVEEMLRHEGPVETATFRFARETVAIGSRTIGAGDPVLVSLAGADRDPGRYPRPDRFDIRREAQGHLAFGHGIHFCMGAPLARMEGRIAIRTLLERCPGLVLDPAAGEPEWLPGMLIRGARRLPVRW, from the coding sequence ATGTCCGATGTCGACGCAGATCTGCGCGGAGCAGCCGACTTCACCGCGAATCCGTACCCGTACTACGCCAGGTTGCGCGCCGAAGGACCGGTGCACATCGTCCGTACCGACGACTTCGACCGGGTGTGGCTCGTCGTCGGCTACGACGAGGGACGCGCCGTCCTCGCCGACCAGAGATTCGCCAAGGACTGGCGGAAACTGCCCGGCCAGGCCGTCGTCGGCGACCCGATCAACGCCAACATGCTGGAGATGGACGCGCCGGACCACACCCGCCTGCGCAAGCTGGTCGCCCGGGAGTTCACCCCGCGCCGGATCGAGGCGCTGCGCCCCCGGGTGCAGCAGATCACCGACGGGCTGATCGACACGATGCTGCCGGCCGGGCAGGCAGATCTCGTCGACGCGCTCGCCTTCCCGCTGCCGATGACCGTCATCTGTGAACTCATCGGCGTACCCGACCTGGACCGGGCCGCCTTCCGTGCGATGTCGAACGCCGTGGTCTCCCCAGTCGGAGCCCAGGAGGAGGGCGACGCCGTCCGGGCGATGGGCGCCTATCTCGCCGGACTCATCGAGGACAAGCGCTGTTCGGCCGGCGACGACCTGCTGAGCGCACTGATCGCCGCCCGGTACGACGACGATGACACGCTGTCGCCCGACGAACTGGTCGGCATGGCCTTCCTGCTGCTGGTCGCGGGTCATGAGACGACGGTCAACCTGATCTCCAACGGCGTACGGGCGTTGCTCGCCCATCCGGATCAACTGGAAGCCCTGCGAGCCGACTTCGGCCTTCTCGACGGTGCGGTGGAGGAGATGCTCCGCCATGAGGGGCCGGTGGAGACCGCCACCTTCAGGTTCGCCCGGGAGACCGTCGCGATCGGCTCCCGGACGATCGGGGCCGGTGACCCGGTCCTGGTCTCCCTGGCCGGCGCCGACCGCGACCCCGGACGCTACCCCCGGCCCGACCGCTTCGACATCCGCCGCGAGGCCCAGGGGCACCTGGCCTTCGGGCACGGGATCCACTTCTGCATGGGCGCACCGCTGGCCCGGATGGAGGGCCGCATCGCGATCCGTACGCTGCTGGAGCGCTGCCCCGGGCTCGTACTCGACCCGGCCGCCGGGGAGCCGGAGTGGCTGCCTGGCATGCTGATCCGCGGGGCGCGCCGGCTCCCGGTGCGCTGGTGA
- a CDS encoding ATP-binding cassette domain-containing protein: protein MTAPQASSGPADTDRRALVELDHVSKYYGNIKALQDVSLEVHAGEISCVLGDNGAGKSTLIKIIAGLHRHDAGSFLIDGEETTLANPRDALDRGIATVYQDLAVVPLMPVWRNFFLGSEPTTGKGPFKRLDVRLMRETTRSALLRMGIDLRDVDQPIGTLSGGERQCVAIARAVHFGAKVLVLDEPTAALGVKQSGVVLKYVAAARDAGLGVVLITHNPHHAYLVGDRFVLLKRGAMAGSHTKDGVTLDELTRQMAGGSELEELSHELERTPGPTVGRQDEDDTSA from the coding sequence ATGACGGCCCCCCAGGCATCGAGCGGGCCGGCGGACACCGACCGGCGGGCGCTGGTCGAGCTCGACCACGTCAGCAAGTACTACGGCAACATCAAGGCACTCCAGGACGTCTCTCTGGAGGTCCACGCAGGAGAGATCTCCTGCGTCCTCGGTGACAACGGCGCCGGCAAGTCCACCCTGATCAAGATCATCGCGGGGCTGCACCGGCACGACGCCGGGAGCTTCCTCATCGACGGCGAGGAGACCACGCTCGCCAACCCGCGCGACGCCCTGGACCGGGGCATCGCCACGGTCTACCAGGACCTCGCCGTCGTGCCCCTGATGCCGGTCTGGCGCAACTTCTTCCTCGGCTCCGAGCCGACGACCGGGAAGGGCCCCTTCAAGCGCCTCGACGTCCGGCTGATGCGGGAGACGACCCGCTCCGCGCTGTTGCGGATGGGCATCGACCTGCGCGACGTCGACCAGCCCATCGGCACCCTGTCCGGCGGCGAGCGCCAGTGCGTCGCCATCGCGCGGGCCGTCCACTTCGGTGCCAAGGTCCTCGTCCTGGACGAGCCGACCGCCGCGCTCGGTGTCAAGCAGTCCGGGGTGGTGCTCAAGTACGTCGCCGCCGCCCGCGACGCCGGACTCGGCGTGGTTCTCATCACGCACAACCCGCACCACGCGTACCTCGTCGGTGACCGTTTCGTGCTGCTCAAGCGGGGCGCCATGGCGGGCAGCCACACGAAGGACGGCGTCACGCTGGACGAGCTGACCCGGCAGATGGCGGGCGGCAGCGAGCTGGAGGAGCTCAGCCACGAGCTGGAGCGGACCCCGGGCCCGACAGTCGGCCGTCAGGACGAGGACGACACCTCCGCGTGA
- a CDS encoding Gfo/Idh/MocA family protein, with translation MRIGLLGTGRIGSFHAGVLARHPAVEALVVADPDPARAAGVARRTGARAVATATEVFDAGVDAVVIASATSAHAELIGRAARAGVPAFCEKPVALDLAGTLGALREAEHAPSVLQLGFMRRFDAGYAAARAAVRGGALGRLHTVRTVTSDPAPPPAAYLPLSGGLFRDCLVHDFDMVRWVTGREVTRVYATGSDAGPAMFRAAGDVDTAAALLTLDDGTLVTATATRCNGAGYDVRMELAGERDQIAVGLDDRTPLTSAEPQGPAAPAKPWPGFLERFAAAYEAELDAFVRLVRGEAANPCDGREALHALRVAEACEVSRRERRPVELMEIPSA, from the coding sequence ATGCGCATCGGACTCCTGGGCACCGGCCGGATCGGCTCCTTCCACGCGGGCGTCCTCGCCCGCCATCCCGCGGTGGAGGCACTGGTGGTGGCGGACCCCGACCCGGCCCGCGCGGCCGGCGTCGCCCGCCGGACCGGTGCGCGCGCCGTGGCCACGGCGACGGAGGTGTTCGACGCCGGTGTGGACGCCGTGGTGATCGCCTCCGCCACGTCCGCCCACGCCGAGCTGATCGGCCGGGCCGCCCGCGCCGGGGTGCCCGCCTTCTGCGAGAAGCCCGTCGCCCTGGATCTGGCGGGCACACTCGGGGCGCTCCGCGAGGCGGAGCATGCGCCCAGCGTTCTCCAGCTCGGCTTCATGCGCCGGTTCGACGCCGGGTATGCGGCGGCGCGCGCCGCGGTGCGCGGCGGGGCGCTCGGCCGGCTGCACACCGTACGGACGGTGACGTCCGATCCGGCGCCGCCGCCCGCCGCGTATCTGCCGCTCTCCGGCGGGCTGTTCCGGGACTGTCTGGTCCATGACTTCGACATGGTGCGCTGGGTGACGGGCCGTGAGGTGACGCGGGTGTACGCCACCGGGTCGGACGCCGGGCCCGCGATGTTCCGGGCAGCCGGCGACGTGGACACGGCGGCGGCGCTGCTGACGCTCGACGACGGCACCCTGGTCACCGCGACGGCGACCCGCTGCAACGGCGCCGGTTACGACGTGCGGATGGAGCTCGCGGGTGAGCGCGACCAGATCGCGGTCGGCCTCGACGACCGCACACCGCTCACCTCCGCCGAACCGCAGGGCCCCGCCGCCCCGGCCAAGCCCTGGCCGGGGTTCCTGGAGCGCTTCGCCGCCGCGTACGAGGCCGAACTGGACGCCTTCGTGCGCCTGGTGCGCGGCGAGGCGGCCAATCCGTGCGACGGCCGGGAGGCGCTGCACGCGCTGCGGGTCGCGGAGGCCTGCGAGGTCTCGCGCCGCGAGCGGCGCCCGGTGGAGCTGATGGAGATCCCGTCCGCCTGA